From a region of the Takifugu flavidus isolate HTHZ2018 chromosome 18, ASM371156v2, whole genome shotgun sequence genome:
- the LOC130514748 gene encoding E3 ubiquitin-protein ligase RBBP6-like isoform X4, which yields MGAQSSSSTLPLFSKMTNLAFVDASEEDKLKVLVNQSLYDSMSYNMKAGPGLPANYTCFRCGSTGHHIRNCPVSADKATEAPLRIKKSTGIPRSFMVEVDDPSIKGAMLTNCGHYAIPAIHAKAYAVGKKEKPPFLPQELPVSNDKDPVPKELLCLICKEMLTDAVVIPCCGNSFCDDCIRTALLDSDQHTCPTCKQSEVSPDTLIANKFLRQAVNTFQKDQGQPKVMAGNDGAYQSENPAWAPDPVLKKPHQSAHKQQQTPDPQPSAQECLAPPLTTGPTPPPTVTAASLQPLETQAKTCKNEPEEQTCDEAAAAQAPEERSATDATAAAVSDSTSEEKPPTVSVTPQQSSTDPVPGQVWPPTYWESTTSSTSCPPSSSSSTYPSVPPPLFPPPHYHSFFPAQHHLNSYPPGYPPATPIWSIQPPQGAPIPPLCSSTNDWYKHQREKNETRSPHRGSTHSSRSKPSKSSRSYSRSSSRSRSRSRSVSRSRATSPDPRSRHLHVRSRSSYTYSYGYKRSPTPSSSSSPRIAHHSRSKSPSDHRKKTHHSRHHGKKSSSGRSSSRRRGERGQEGRGSEENHGYDRRARANSSLEPDQQHYLQWKRDYKEWCDKYYNSYVSHFHQLPPPLLSLPPSPHPHREGREGDVGADTRSHRHHSRSSAHADHRSTQSRSSSDCRSTASRSSSDGRSSPSHSSNHSRSPASHLSSDGCSTPSKRRAADYARDGRKERKRSPRRCKEGTPGLEKASPCQPSEPVRPLVKTCKQSEYKRERRGHKNSEKETKQASKRSDRGHYGNSKTDSRSEKHGKRKGDDAKSLAETGSSKRLKAYTTEGPQACEGEAHHPSDKKRSGKEKTTQPVSEEDIWEEGMKVKPPKRISINISLDGRKKEEKHEMLCLESSTEKPREEVQKSGNGGEDKVNEMEVSQEQEGEAREEVTPDEREQSLIWMEDVSDHQDQVREEGETKGGWHCTFRHEEEENTELQEERDERTASVKEEETREGRSGGQGRRESLPGETASTETESWVEVKQSMETNAGTRRTSHQDRTETEDSDRHGSHGNGLERTWTGGALEQDTQDRASEGEDGLEQVPRFKWKKEEQDEESKAESCLPSVSKMEKSTISRSHCGTAPSSGRERSYSSSSRDWKRELENDSSMQKQREGKRSQERRKEGENHRDGGEERHKRNLRDGQGKFQDAQLHQCSGSLPVPAHTYKDKAAGNHQSTLPLLPHCWSEEKGPLSSKDMKNRREKDGERPSSSSAVQESSSDYGRKERKMEKGEAPDELLEEWEEHKKSRKGRDGREY from the exons ATGGGTGCTCAGAGTTCTTCCAGCACGTTACCCCTTTTCTCCAAG ATGACCAACCTGGCATTTGTGGACGCGTCAGAAGAGGACAAACTCAAAGTTCTGGTTAATCAGTCCCTGTACGATTCCATGAG ctaTAACATGAAAGCCGGTCCTGGTCTTCCGGCGAACTACACATGTTTTCGCTGTGGAAGCACAGGGCACCACATCAGGAACTGTCCCGTCAGTGCG GATAAAGCCACGGAGGCCCCTCTGAGGATAAAGAAAAGCACGGGCATCCCTCGGTCCTTCATGGTGGAGGTGGACGATCCCAGCATTAAAGGAGCCATGCTGACCAACTGTGGACATTACGCTATCCCCGCCATCCACGC TAAAGCGTACGCTGTCGGCAAGAAGGAGAAGCCTCCGTTTCTCCCCCAGGAACTCCCCGTGTCAAATGACAAGGACCCCGTCCCCAAAGAACTCCTCTGTTTGATCTGCAAGGAGATGCTGACTGATGCCGTGGTCATCCCCTGCTGTGGAAACAGCTTCTGCGATGACT GTATTCGCACTGCCCTGCTGGATTCAGATCAACACACCTGCCCAACCTGTAAACAGTCAGAAGTCTCCCCCGACACTCTGATAGCCAATAAATTCCTCCGACAG GCTGTTAACACCTTCCAGAAAGACCAAGGTCAGCCTAAAGTCATGGCAGGAAATGATGGTGCCTATCAATCTGAAAACCCAGCCTGGGCGCCAGATCCCGTCCTGAAGAAACCTCACCAATCAGCCCATAAACAGCAG CAGACACCAGACCCACAGCCATCAGCACAGGAATGTTTGGCCCCTCCCCTCACTACAggccccacccctccaccaaCTGTTACTGCCGCATCCCTTCAGCCACTGGAAACCCAGGCCAAGACATGTAAAAA CGAGCCTGAAGAGCAGACCTGTGACGAGGCTGCAGCCGCTCAAGCGCCTGAAGAGCGCTCAGCCACAGACGCCACCGCTGCTGCA GTTTCAGACTCCACATCTGAGGAGAAGCCTCCGACGGTCAGCGTCACGCCGCAGCAGTCCTCCACAG ACCCAGTTCCAGGTCAAGTTTGGCCCCCAACGTACTGGGAGAG caccacctcctccacgagttgtcccccctcctcctcctcttctacaTACCCATCCGTGCCTCCgcctctctttccccctcctcaTTACCACAGCTTCTTCCCTGCACAGCACCATCTCAACAGTTACCCTCCTGGATACCCACCTGCCACGCCCATTTGGTCAATCCAGCCCCCCCAGGGTGCTCCCATCCCTCCGCTCTGCTCCTCTACCAATGACTGGTACAAACATCAGAGAGAGAAGAATGAAACAAG GTCACCGCACAGAGGCTCCACACACTCCTCTCGTTCAAAACCTTCCAAGTCATCTCGCTCCTATTCTCGCTCCTCGAGCAGGTCCAGATCCCGCTCTCGGTCCGTCAGCAGATCCAG GGCCACGTCCCCAGACCCCCGCAGCAGACACCTCCACGTCCGTTCTCGTTCCTCTTACACCTACAGCTACGGTTACAAACGCTCCCCTACGCCATCCTCATCGTCTTCGCCTCGAATCGCCCACCATTCCAGGTCCAAGTCACCATCGGATCATCgcaaaaaaacccaccacaGTCGGCATCACGGTAAAAAATCCTCCTCtggcaggagcagctccaggaggaggggagaacgCGGTCAGGAAGGCCGCGGCTCAGAAGAGAATCACGGGTACGATCGGCGCGCGAGAGCAAATTCCAGCTTGGAGCCGGACCAGCAGCACTATCTGCAGTGGAAAAGGGACTACAAAGAGTGGTGCGACAAATATTATAACAGCTACGTCAGCCActtccaccagctgcctcctcctttGCTCAGTCTCCCTCCGTCCCCTCATCCTCATCGGGAGGGCAGAGAAGGAGACGTGGGCGCGGACACTCGCAGCCATCGCCATCACAGCCGAAGCAGCGCCCACGCGGACCACCGCTCCACTCAGTCTCGCTCGTCCAGCGACTGTCGCTCCACAGCATCTCGGTCTTCGAGCGACGGTCGGTCTTCTCCGTCTCATTCATCCAATCACAGCCGTTCCCCTGCGTCTCACTTGTCCAGTGATGGCTGCTCAACGCCATCCAAGCGGAGGGCTGCAGACTACGCAAGAGATGGCAGGAAGGAGCGGAAGAGGTCCCCCAGGAGGTGTAAGGAAGGTACCCCAGGACTTGAAAAAGCCTCCCCCTGCCAGCCCTCAGAACCAGTGCGACCGTTGGTGAAAACTTGTAAACAATCAGAGTAtaaaagagaaaggagaggtCATAAGAATtcagaaaaagagacaaaacaggCCAGCAAAAGATCAGACAGGGGTCACTATGGAAACAGCAAAACTGACTCCAGGTCAGAGAAACacgggaaaagaaaaggagacgatGCAAAGAGTTTAGCTGAGACTGGAAGCAGCAAACGCCTGAAAGCCTACACCACAGAGGGCCCTCAGGCCTGCGAGGGGGAAGCCCACCATCCCTCCGACAAAAAGAGGTCGGGAAAGGAGAAGACGACACAGCCCGTGTCAGAGGAAGACATCTGGGAGGAAGGGATGAAGGTGAAGCCCCCGAAAAGGATAAGCATCAATATCAGCCTGGatggaaggaagaaggaagagaagcatGAGATGCTTTGTCTAGAGAGCTCCACAGAAAAACCAAGGGAAGAAGTTCAGAAGAGCGGTAATGGAGGGGAGGACAAGGTGAATGAGATGGAGGTCAGCcaagagcaggagggagaggcCAGAGAGGAAGTTACCCCAGATGAAAGGGAGCAAAGTTTGATCTGGATGGAAGACGTGAGCGATCATCAGGACCAggtgagagaggaaggagagacgaAAGGAGGCTGGCATTGCACCTTCagacatgaggaggaggagaacacagagctgcaggaggagcgtGATGAGAGGACGGCCAGCGTCAAAGAAGAGGAGACAAGAGAAGGAAGGAGTGGGGGACAAGGGAGGAGAGAGTCACTCCCAGGGGAAACCGCTTCCACTGAGACAGAGTCGTGGGTGGAGGTGAAGCAAAGCATGGAGACAAACGCTGGGACGAGGCGCACGAGCcaccaggacaggacagagaccGAGGACAGTGACAG ACATGGCAGCCATGGGAACGGTCTCGAGAGGACGTGGACGGGTGGAGCTCTGGAGCAAGACACCCAGGACCGAGCATCAGAGGGAGAGGACGGACTCGAGCAG GTCCCTCGTTTCAAATGGAAGAAAGAAGAGCAGGATGAAGAGTCCAAAGCTGAGTCGTGTCTGCCGTCAGTGTCCAAAATGGAGAAGTCGACCATTTCTAGGTCACACTGTGGCACAGCTCCATCTAGTGGCAGAGAGCGGTCTTACAGTAGTTCTAGTAGAGACTGGAAGAGGGAGCTGGAGAATGACAGCTCAATGCAAaagcagagagagggaaaacgATCccaagagaggagaaaggagggagagaaccACAGAGACGGGGGGGAAGAAAGACACAAGAGGAATTTAAGGGATGGCCAGGGCAAATTCCAAGACGCCCAGCTTCATCAGTGCTCTGGCAGTCTTCCTGTTCCAGCACACACCTACAAAGACAAAGCTGCAGGAAACCACCAGTCaacccttcctctcctcccccactgCTGGAGCGAGGAGAAAGGTCCCCTGTCCTCCAAAGATATGAAGAACAGAAGGGAAAAGGATGGGGAGAgacccagcagctcctcagccgttcaggagagcagcagcgacTACggcaggaaagagaggaaaatggagaaaggaGAAGCTCCAgacgagctgctggaggagtgggaggaacACAAGAAATCAAGGAAAGGTAGAGATGGAAGAGAGTACTGA
- the LOC130514748 gene encoding E3 ubiquitin-protein ligase RBBP6-like isoform X1, with translation MLSFVSVVRLFFDFFYPLLGGNMAHIHYKFASKRSPDTVIFDGPHITLQELKRLIMEREKLRSGDCDLQITNSQTKEEFTDGEGLIAKGSSVIVRRIPVVGARSSSNSKIRNIQRSDGHLQQPFGAFRAMGAQSSSSTLPLFSKMTNLAFVDASEEDKLKVLVNQSLYDSMSYNMKAGPGLPANYTCFRCGSTGHHIRNCPVSADKATEAPLRIKKSTGIPRSFMVEVDDPSIKGAMLTNCGHYAIPAIHAKAYAVGKKEKPPFLPQELPVSNDKDPVPKELLCLICKEMLTDAVVIPCCGNSFCDDCIRTALLDSDQHTCPTCKQSEVSPDTLIANKFLRQAVNTFQKDQGQPKVMAGNDGAYQSENPAWAPDPVLKKPHQSAHKQQQTPDPQPSAQECLAPPLTTGPTPPPTVTAASLQPLETQAKTCKNEPEEQTCDEAAAAQAPEERSATDATAAAVSDSTSEEKPPTVSVTPQQSSTDPVPGQVWPPTYWESTTSSTSCPPSSSSSTYPSVPPPLFPPPHYHSFFPAQHHLNSYPPGYPPATPIWSIQPPQGAPIPPLCSSTNDWYKHQREKNETRSPHRGSTHSSRSKPSKSSRSYSRSSSRSRSRSRSVSRSRATSPDPRSRHLHVRSRSSYTYSYGYKRSPTPSSSSSPRIAHHSRSKSPSDHRKKTHHSRHHGKKSSSGRSSSRRRGERGQEGRGSEENHGYDRRARANSSLEPDQQHYLQWKRDYKEWCDKYYNSYVSHFHQLPPPLLSLPPSPHPHREGREGDVGADTRSHRHHSRSSAHADHRSTQSRSSSDCRSTASRSSSDGRSSPSHSSNHSRSPASHLSSDGCSTPSKRRAADYARDGRKERKRSPRRCKEGTPGLEKASPCQPSEPVRPLVKTCKQSEYKRERRGHKNSEKETKQASKRSDRGHYGNSKTDSRSEKHGKRKGDDAKSLAETGSSKRLKAYTTEGPQACEGEAHHPSDKKRSGKEKTTQPVSEEDIWEEGMKVKPPKRISINISLDGRKKEEKHEMLCLESSTEKPREEVQKSGNGGEDKVNEMEVSQEQEGEAREEVTPDEREQSLIWMEDVSDHQDQVREEGETKGGWHCTFRHEEEENTELQEERDERTASVKEEETREGRSGGQGRRESLPGETASTETESWVEVKQSMETNAGTRRTSHQDRTETEDSDRHGSHGNGLERTWTGGALEQDTQDRASEGEDGLEQVPRFKWKKEEQDEESKAESCLPSVSKMEKSTISRSHCGTAPSSGRERSYSSSSRDWKRELENDSSMQKQREGKRSQERRKEGENHRDGGEERHKRNLRDGQGKFQDAQLHQCSGSLPVPAHTYKDKAAGNHQSTLPLLPHCWSEEKGPLSSKDMKNRREKDGERPSSSSAVQESSSDYGRKERKMEKGEAPDELLEEWEEHKKSRKGRDGREY, from the exons ATGCTGAGTTTTGTTAGCGTGGTACGACTTTTTTTCgattttttttacccccttcTCGGAGGAAACATGGCTCATATACATTATAAATTCGCATCTAAACGGAGCCCCGACACGGTGATTTTTGACGGCCCGCACATCACGCTTCAGGAGCTGAAGAGGCTCATCATGGAGAGGGAGAAGCTCCGATCCGGCGACTGCGACCTGCAGATCACAAACTCGCAGACAAAAGAAG AGTTCACTGACGGTGAAGGTCTGATCGCCAAAGGCTCCTCCGTCATCGTCAGGAGGATCCCCGTCGTGGGCGCCAGGTCCAGCTCGAACTCCAAGATCCGCAACAT CCAGAGGTCAGATGGCCACCTTCAGCAGCCGTTCGGAGCCTTCAGAGCA ATGGGTGCTCAGAGTTCTTCCAGCACGTTACCCCTTTTCTCCAAG ATGACCAACCTGGCATTTGTGGACGCGTCAGAAGAGGACAAACTCAAAGTTCTGGTTAATCAGTCCCTGTACGATTCCATGAG ctaTAACATGAAAGCCGGTCCTGGTCTTCCGGCGAACTACACATGTTTTCGCTGTGGAAGCACAGGGCACCACATCAGGAACTGTCCCGTCAGTGCG GATAAAGCCACGGAGGCCCCTCTGAGGATAAAGAAAAGCACGGGCATCCCTCGGTCCTTCATGGTGGAGGTGGACGATCCCAGCATTAAAGGAGCCATGCTGACCAACTGTGGACATTACGCTATCCCCGCCATCCACGC TAAAGCGTACGCTGTCGGCAAGAAGGAGAAGCCTCCGTTTCTCCCCCAGGAACTCCCCGTGTCAAATGACAAGGACCCCGTCCCCAAAGAACTCCTCTGTTTGATCTGCAAGGAGATGCTGACTGATGCCGTGGTCATCCCCTGCTGTGGAAACAGCTTCTGCGATGACT GTATTCGCACTGCCCTGCTGGATTCAGATCAACACACCTGCCCAACCTGTAAACAGTCAGAAGTCTCCCCCGACACTCTGATAGCCAATAAATTCCTCCGACAG GCTGTTAACACCTTCCAGAAAGACCAAGGTCAGCCTAAAGTCATGGCAGGAAATGATGGTGCCTATCAATCTGAAAACCCAGCCTGGGCGCCAGATCCCGTCCTGAAGAAACCTCACCAATCAGCCCATAAACAGCAG CAGACACCAGACCCACAGCCATCAGCACAGGAATGTTTGGCCCCTCCCCTCACTACAggccccacccctccaccaaCTGTTACTGCCGCATCCCTTCAGCCACTGGAAACCCAGGCCAAGACATGTAAAAA CGAGCCTGAAGAGCAGACCTGTGACGAGGCTGCAGCCGCTCAAGCGCCTGAAGAGCGCTCAGCCACAGACGCCACCGCTGCTGCA GTTTCAGACTCCACATCTGAGGAGAAGCCTCCGACGGTCAGCGTCACGCCGCAGCAGTCCTCCACAG ACCCAGTTCCAGGTCAAGTTTGGCCCCCAACGTACTGGGAGAG caccacctcctccacgagttgtcccccctcctcctcctcttctacaTACCCATCCGTGCCTCCgcctctctttccccctcctcaTTACCACAGCTTCTTCCCTGCACAGCACCATCTCAACAGTTACCCTCCTGGATACCCACCTGCCACGCCCATTTGGTCAATCCAGCCCCCCCAGGGTGCTCCCATCCCTCCGCTCTGCTCCTCTACCAATGACTGGTACAAACATCAGAGAGAGAAGAATGAAACAAG GTCACCGCACAGAGGCTCCACACACTCCTCTCGTTCAAAACCTTCCAAGTCATCTCGCTCCTATTCTCGCTCCTCGAGCAGGTCCAGATCCCGCTCTCGGTCCGTCAGCAGATCCAG GGCCACGTCCCCAGACCCCCGCAGCAGACACCTCCACGTCCGTTCTCGTTCCTCTTACACCTACAGCTACGGTTACAAACGCTCCCCTACGCCATCCTCATCGTCTTCGCCTCGAATCGCCCACCATTCCAGGTCCAAGTCACCATCGGATCATCgcaaaaaaacccaccacaGTCGGCATCACGGTAAAAAATCCTCCTCtggcaggagcagctccaggaggaggggagaacgCGGTCAGGAAGGCCGCGGCTCAGAAGAGAATCACGGGTACGATCGGCGCGCGAGAGCAAATTCCAGCTTGGAGCCGGACCAGCAGCACTATCTGCAGTGGAAAAGGGACTACAAAGAGTGGTGCGACAAATATTATAACAGCTACGTCAGCCActtccaccagctgcctcctcctttGCTCAGTCTCCCTCCGTCCCCTCATCCTCATCGGGAGGGCAGAGAAGGAGACGTGGGCGCGGACACTCGCAGCCATCGCCATCACAGCCGAAGCAGCGCCCACGCGGACCACCGCTCCACTCAGTCTCGCTCGTCCAGCGACTGTCGCTCCACAGCATCTCGGTCTTCGAGCGACGGTCGGTCTTCTCCGTCTCATTCATCCAATCACAGCCGTTCCCCTGCGTCTCACTTGTCCAGTGATGGCTGCTCAACGCCATCCAAGCGGAGGGCTGCAGACTACGCAAGAGATGGCAGGAAGGAGCGGAAGAGGTCCCCCAGGAGGTGTAAGGAAGGTACCCCAGGACTTGAAAAAGCCTCCCCCTGCCAGCCCTCAGAACCAGTGCGACCGTTGGTGAAAACTTGTAAACAATCAGAGTAtaaaagagaaaggagaggtCATAAGAATtcagaaaaagagacaaaacaggCCAGCAAAAGATCAGACAGGGGTCACTATGGAAACAGCAAAACTGACTCCAGGTCAGAGAAACacgggaaaagaaaaggagacgatGCAAAGAGTTTAGCTGAGACTGGAAGCAGCAAACGCCTGAAAGCCTACACCACAGAGGGCCCTCAGGCCTGCGAGGGGGAAGCCCACCATCCCTCCGACAAAAAGAGGTCGGGAAAGGAGAAGACGACACAGCCCGTGTCAGAGGAAGACATCTGGGAGGAAGGGATGAAGGTGAAGCCCCCGAAAAGGATAAGCATCAATATCAGCCTGGatggaaggaagaaggaagagaagcatGAGATGCTTTGTCTAGAGAGCTCCACAGAAAAACCAAGGGAAGAAGTTCAGAAGAGCGGTAATGGAGGGGAGGACAAGGTGAATGAGATGGAGGTCAGCcaagagcaggagggagaggcCAGAGAGGAAGTTACCCCAGATGAAAGGGAGCAAAGTTTGATCTGGATGGAAGACGTGAGCGATCATCAGGACCAggtgagagaggaaggagagacgaAAGGAGGCTGGCATTGCACCTTCagacatgaggaggaggagaacacagagctgcaggaggagcgtGATGAGAGGACGGCCAGCGTCAAAGAAGAGGAGACAAGAGAAGGAAGGAGTGGGGGACAAGGGAGGAGAGAGTCACTCCCAGGGGAAACCGCTTCCACTGAGACAGAGTCGTGGGTGGAGGTGAAGCAAAGCATGGAGACAAACGCTGGGACGAGGCGCACGAGCcaccaggacaggacagagaccGAGGACAGTGACAG ACATGGCAGCCATGGGAACGGTCTCGAGAGGACGTGGACGGGTGGAGCTCTGGAGCAAGACACCCAGGACCGAGCATCAGAGGGAGAGGACGGACTCGAGCAG GTCCCTCGTTTCAAATGGAAGAAAGAAGAGCAGGATGAAGAGTCCAAAGCTGAGTCGTGTCTGCCGTCAGTGTCCAAAATGGAGAAGTCGACCATTTCTAGGTCACACTGTGGCACAGCTCCATCTAGTGGCAGAGAGCGGTCTTACAGTAGTTCTAGTAGAGACTGGAAGAGGGAGCTGGAGAATGACAGCTCAATGCAAaagcagagagagggaaaacgATCccaagagaggagaaaggagggagagaaccACAGAGACGGGGGGGAAGAAAGACACAAGAGGAATTTAAGGGATGGCCAGGGCAAATTCCAAGACGCCCAGCTTCATCAGTGCTCTGGCAGTCTTCCTGTTCCAGCACACACCTACAAAGACAAAGCTGCAGGAAACCACCAGTCaacccttcctctcctcccccactgCTGGAGCGAGGAGAAAGGTCCCCTGTCCTCCAAAGATATGAAGAACAGAAGGGAAAAGGATGGGGAGAgacccagcagctcctcagccgttcaggagagcagcagcgacTACggcaggaaagagaggaaaatggagaaaggaGAAGCTCCAgacgagctgctggaggagtgggaggaacACAAGAAATCAAGGAAAGGTAGAGATGGAAGAGAGTACTGA